A single region of the Lactobacillus xylocopicola genome encodes:
- a CDS encoding SDR family NAD(P)-dependent oxidoreductase has product MSDSLRNKVVIVTGASSGIGRSVALESAGRGATVILLARRKDKLERIAAEAHELSGAPAYAFVTDMSESEEIDATFTEIVKVTKHVDYLVNCAGFGQFGNFIEMNRRVITSMFQVNVLGLMYFTRLIGRLMMDQKSGQIVNFGSIAGKVPTVKSAAYSASKAAVIQFSNVLRLELKPFGVKVMTVNPGPVYTNFFNIADKSGHYVENVQKFMLDPDDVAWQVVHYFGSSKRELNLPLSLALAAKLYNLFPTIGDELSIKFASRK; this is encoded by the coding sequence ATGAGTGATTCTTTAAGAAACAAGGTTGTAATTGTGACAGGGGCTTCCAGCGGAATTGGTCGGTCAGTTGCCCTAGAGAGTGCAGGCCGCGGGGCCACAGTTATTTTGCTGGCTCGGCGTAAGGACAAGTTAGAGCGGATTGCTGCTGAAGCGCACGAGTTATCAGGCGCGCCAGCTTATGCCTTTGTGACCGATATGAGCGAGAGCGAAGAGATTGATGCGACTTTTACCGAGATTGTCAAAGTAACCAAGCACGTTGACTACCTCGTTAATTGTGCTGGCTTTGGTCAATTTGGTAACTTTATTGAAATGAACCGGCGGGTCATTACGTCAATGTTTCAGGTCAATGTTTTGGGGCTAATGTATTTCACACGGCTGATTGGTCGGCTCATGATGGACCAAAAGAGCGGTCAAATCGTTAACTTTGGTTCGATTGCGGGTAAGGTGCCAACGGTTAAGTCGGCGGCATACAGTGCTTCCAAGGCAGCCGTAATCCAATTTTCTAATGTGTTACGTCTAGAGTTAAAACCATTTGGCGTGAAGGTAATGACGGTCAACCCGGGCCCAGTTTATACCAACTTCTTTAATATTGCTGATAAGAGTGGACACTATGTCGAAAACGTGCAAAAGTTTATGCTCGATCCAGATGATGTTGCCTGGCAGGTTGTTCATTACTTTGGTAGTAGTAAGCGTGAACTTAATTTGCCACTTAGTCTGGCTCTGGCTGCGAAGTTATATAACCTCTTTCCCACGATTGGTGATGAGTTGTCAATTAAGTTTGCATCAAGGAAGTAG
- the rpmF gene encoding 50S ribosomal protein L32, whose translation MAVPKRHTSKQKKRSRRGHIKLTVPAMHYDATTGEYRLSHRVSPKGYYKGRQVVSEASNNDNN comes from the coding sequence ATGGCAGTTCCTAAGAGACATACTTCCAAGCAAAAGAAACGTTCACGTCGTGGTCATATCAAATTGACTGTGCCAGCAATGCACTATGATGCAACTACTGGTGAATATCGTTTGAGCCACCGTGTTTCACCTAAAGGTTATTACAAGGGTCGTCAAGTTGTTAGCGAAGCTAGTAACAATGACAACAACTAA
- a CDS encoding DNA polymerase III subunit alpha, with protein sequence MKIAALQNISSFTLLESPIRIKDLLLTAKKQGYEAVGLTDVNVTYGLVNFYELAQEVGIKPLLGMQVRLNGLIDSAHRYDLIMLAKTDEGYRNLLRLSSRINLLTENGTNQKLLTIEQLSKYLEYLTVITPANTHSELVSLQEQNGSQGNDFVRQLVKLIPQSSALYLGVYGSSQPASYLTYVQELAKQFNLPLVSVEDTCYLKPQEQFLQKTLRAVKSGTVMENVAELAKQKGSHYLPGALEVSSRYHDLGLAEAVENTWKIAQECNAQVNFQNPVLPKYKQTKYATSKEYLTFLAQRGLAERFSPGNVPAQYQQRLDYELDVIDQMGFNDYFLIVWDVINYCHRVQIATGPGRGSACGSLVSYALQITEVDPLEYNLLFERFLNPARHEMPDIDLDIPDNQRDEVIKYMFTKYGLDHAAQILTFGTLAAKQVLRDTGRVFGLTEVELSKWSKSVPFAKGKITLDEAYERSRTMKLLVGSDDKSELLFQTAKSLEGLPRHYSIHAAGLVLSDNSIAAISGLQTGQLGIPVTQQTKKYVEALGLLKIDFLGLRNLTILGDTEELIRSQDKKIAVNQIPLNDPETMKLFQKGETDLVFQFESGGIRGVLRDLQPDDFEDLVAVNALYRPGPMQNIQSFIARKHGKEKVTYPDPSLKEILAPTYGILVYQEQVMKTAQILAGFSLGEADILRRAMSKKDQQVIAQERAKFISGAVEKGRPREVAERVYNYIEQFANYGFNRSHAVAYTKIAFWLAYLQVHYPAEFYAAMLNSNTGNRLKINDYIMRAQGTGVKILPPDINRSSLDYQVGNGHILVSLRAIKGVRLDFLDQIVKVRKQKAFSSFSDFLRRVDPKFIQPKVIQAMIKAGCFDRIANNRNELLENSQEIIENVELTGQNLTLSKSLGGVPIKPAKQPSKQAKATMEEEALGFSTMTSPLVAVQKYAEQFNARPLKQFEVTDSGVAVGKLMTLKLVKTKKGATMAFGSFVDATGREDITIFPNVYEKNQENLQAGNIYLLGIKVQSDRFNSSKKQFILTNLKLVKFKD encoded by the coding sequence ATGAAAATTGCTGCGCTACAAAATATTAGTTCGTTTACCTTACTAGAAAGTCCAATTAGAATTAAAGACTTGTTATTGACTGCCAAAAAGCAGGGTTATGAAGCTGTGGGGCTGACTGATGTAAATGTCACCTATGGCTTAGTTAACTTTTATGAATTGGCCCAAGAGGTTGGTATAAAGCCACTCTTAGGGATGCAGGTTCGGTTAAATGGACTGATTGACAGTGCGCATCGATATGATCTGATTATGCTGGCCAAAACGGATGAGGGTTATCGTAATCTGCTCCGCTTATCTAGTCGCATTAACTTGTTGACCGAAAATGGCACCAATCAGAAGTTACTGACCATTGAGCAGTTAAGCAAGTACCTAGAATATTTGACAGTAATCACGCCGGCAAACACACACAGTGAATTAGTCAGTTTGCAGGAGCAAAATGGCAGTCAAGGAAATGACTTCGTCCGCCAGCTGGTTAAGTTAATTCCGCAGTCATCTGCACTCTATCTTGGTGTCTACGGGTCCAGTCAGCCAGCCAGTTACCTTACTTATGTTCAGGAATTGGCCAAACAGTTTAACCTCCCGCTAGTAAGTGTGGAAGATACCTGCTATTTAAAGCCACAGGAGCAATTTTTGCAGAAGACGCTGCGCGCTGTTAAAAGTGGTACAGTCATGGAAAATGTTGCTGAATTAGCCAAGCAGAAGGGGTCGCACTATTTGCCTGGGGCGCTAGAAGTGAGCAGTCGATACCATGATTTAGGCTTAGCTGAAGCAGTTGAAAATACCTGGAAAATTGCCCAGGAATGTAATGCGCAGGTCAATTTTCAAAACCCGGTTTTACCTAAGTACAAGCAAACTAAATATGCAACTTCTAAGGAGTATCTCACTTTTTTGGCCCAGCGCGGTCTAGCAGAACGGTTCAGTCCGGGCAATGTTCCAGCGCAGTACCAGCAGCGGCTCGACTACGAGTTAGACGTTATTGATCAAATGGGCTTTAATGATTACTTCTTAATTGTTTGGGATGTCATTAATTATTGCCACCGTGTTCAGATTGCAACTGGACCAGGAAGGGGATCAGCATGTGGATCATTGGTTTCTTATGCTTTGCAGATTACAGAGGTTGATCCACTGGAATATAACCTTTTGTTTGAACGGTTTTTGAATCCAGCGAGACACGAAATGCCTGATATTGATCTGGATATACCTGACAACCAACGTGATGAAGTGATTAAGTATATGTTTACCAAGTATGGCTTGGACCATGCAGCCCAAATTCTCACTTTTGGAACGCTTGCCGCCAAGCAGGTTTTGCGTGACACCGGGCGGGTTTTTGGTTTGACCGAGGTGGAGCTGAGTAAGTGGTCCAAGAGTGTGCCTTTTGCCAAAGGCAAAATTACGCTTGACGAAGCTTATGAGCGTTCCCGCACCATGAAGCTGTTGGTTGGTTCAGATGACAAGAGTGAGTTGCTGTTTCAGACCGCCAAGAGCTTAGAGGGCCTGCCGCGACATTACTCGATTCATGCGGCAGGTCTGGTGCTTAGTGACAACTCGATTGCTGCTATTTCGGGTCTCCAAACAGGACAATTGGGCATTCCTGTCACCCAGCAAACTAAAAAATATGTTGAAGCGTTGGGGCTACTTAAGATTGACTTCTTGGGTCTGCGTAACTTGACCATCTTGGGCGACACGGAAGAATTGATCCGCAGTCAGGATAAAAAAATTGCGGTTAATCAAATTCCGCTTAATGATCCTGAAACGATGAAATTGTTTCAAAAAGGTGAGACTGATTTAGTCTTTCAGTTTGAATCAGGTGGAATCAGGGGGGTTTTGCGTGATTTGCAACCAGATGATTTTGAAGACCTGGTTGCGGTCAATGCTTTATATCGTCCTGGTCCGATGCAAAATATTCAATCGTTCATTGCCCGCAAACATGGCAAAGAAAAAGTCACATATCCCGATCCGAGCCTAAAAGAGATTTTGGCGCCAACCTATGGAATATTGGTATATCAGGAGCAGGTCATGAAGACCGCCCAAATTTTAGCTGGATTTTCTCTTGGGGAAGCCGATATTTTACGGCGGGCCATGTCGAAGAAAGACCAGCAGGTCATTGCTCAAGAGCGGGCTAAGTTCATTTCTGGGGCAGTTGAAAAGGGTCGGCCACGTGAAGTAGCCGAGCGGGTTTATAACTATATTGAACAGTTTGCCAATTATGGGTTTAACCGGTCTCATGCTGTGGCCTATACCAAAATCGCCTTTTGGTTAGCTTATTTACAGGTACATTATCCAGCTGAATTTTATGCGGCAATGCTAAATTCCAATACTGGTAACCGCCTTAAGATTAATGATTATATCATGCGGGCCCAGGGAACGGGGGTCAAGATTTTACCACCAGACATTAACCGTAGTAGTCTCGACTATCAGGTGGGTAATGGACATATTCTGGTTAGCTTGCGAGCAATTAAGGGGGTAAGGCTCGACTTTCTAGATCAGATTGTCAAGGTGCGTAAGCAAAAGGCCTTTAGTTCCTTTAGTGACTTTTTGCGGCGGGTTGATCCCAAGTTCATTCAACCCAAGGTGATCCAAGCGATGATTAAGGCGGGCTGTTTTGACCGAATTGCCAATAACCGCAACGAGTTGCTGGAAAATAGTCAGGAAATTATTGAGAATGTTGAACTAACTGGACAAAATCTTACCCTTTCAAAAAGTCTGGGCGGTGTGCCGATCAAGCCGGCAAAGCAGCCTAGCAAGCAAGCGAAAGCAACAATGGAAGAGGAGGCGCTAGGTTTTTCAACAATGACCTCCCCGCTGGTAGCGGTCCAAAAGTATGCCGAGCAGTTTAATGCTCGGCCGCTTAAGCAGTTTGAAGTTACCGATAGCGGTGTGGCAGTTGGTAAGCTCATGACCCTTAAACTAGTCAAAACCAAAAAGGGTGCAACTATGGCTTTTGGCAGCTTTGTGGACGCGACTGGCAGGGAAGACATCACGATTTTTCCTAATGTTTACGAAAAAAATCAAGAAAATTTACAGGCGGGCAACATCTATTTACTAGGAATTAAGGTGCAAAGTGATCGTTTTAATTCCAGTAAGAAACAATTTATTTTGACCAATTTAAAGCTGGTTAAGTTTAAGGATTAG
- a CDS encoding YjzD family protein, with protein MSRYIVTVFWSVVYMLIVGFIAAPLTQHVFNLGEAAIVGVIFGVLFAAIVPTITARSVKDNSKYSKLK; from the coding sequence ATGAGTCGTTATATTGTGACTGTCTTTTGGAGTGTTGTTTACATGTTAATCGTGGGCTTTATCGCTGCACCATTAACCCAGCATGTTTTTAACCTAGGCGAAGCCGCCATTGTCGGTGTGATCTTTGGGGTATTGTTTGCAGCAATTGTTCCAACCATCACTGCGCGTTCTGTTAAGGACAACAGTAAGTATTCTAAACTCAAATAG
- the pfkA gene encoding 6-phosphofructokinase — protein sequence MKRIGILTSGGDAPGMNAAVRAVTKTAIHNGLGVVGIRYGYAGLVAGDFVTLTAENVDHLISSGGTFLYSARYPEFAQKEVQEKGVEQLKKHDIDTVIVIGGDGSYHGALALTRLGINSIGLPGTIDNDIPCTDYTIGLDTACTTAMQAIDKIRDTASSHHRVFIVNVMGRNCGDIAMRVGLASGADAIVVPERSYDVKEIAKTLQSGFADGKDHGIIVLAEGVMDAADFKTELLQYGDFDARASVIGHMQRGGSPTVTDRINATKMGNYAVKLLLAGKGGLAVGMKGGQLETHDILDLFEETHDSEEALIDINEEMTK from the coding sequence ATGAAACGAATTGGTATTTTAACGAGCGGCGGTGATGCCCCGGGTATGAATGCAGCCGTTCGGGCGGTCACTAAGACCGCTATTCATAACGGACTCGGCGTCGTTGGTATTCGTTATGGTTATGCGGGCTTAGTTGCAGGCGACTTTGTCACCTTAACTGCAGAGAACGTTGACCATCTGATAAGTTCGGGCGGTACTTTTCTTTACAGTGCGCGTTACCCTGAATTTGCACAAAAAGAGGTGCAAGAAAAAGGGGTTGAGCAGTTAAAAAAGCATGACATTGATACCGTAATTGTGATTGGTGGCGATGGTTCCTACCACGGTGCCTTGGCTTTAACCCGTTTGGGTATCAACTCAATTGGCTTGCCAGGTACCATTGATAACGACATTCCTTGCACAGATTATACAATTGGCCTTGATACTGCATGTACTACTGCGATGCAGGCAATTGACAAGATTCGGGATACGGCAAGTAGCCACCACCGGGTCTTCATCGTTAACGTCATGGGACGCAACTGCGGCGATATTGCTATGCGGGTTGGTCTTGCCAGCGGTGCAGATGCTATTGTGGTGCCGGAACGGTCTTACGATGTTAAAGAAATTGCCAAGACGCTGCAAAGCGGCTTTGCAGATGGTAAAGACCATGGTATTATCGTATTGGCAGAGGGTGTCATGGACGCTGCTGATTTCAAGACAGAACTGCTACAGTACGGTGACTTTGATGCGCGCGCAAGTGTTATCGGCCATATGCAACGCGGCGGTTCGCCAACTGTGACTGACCGGATTAATGCCACCAAAATGGGCAATTATGCGGTTAAGCTACTCCTTGCTGGCAAGGGTGGTCTAGCTGTCGGTATGAAAGGTGGTCAGCTTGAAACCCATGATATCCTTGACTTGTTTGAGGAAACTCATGATAGCGAAGAAGCGTTAATCGATATAAATGAGGAAATGACTAAGTAA
- the rnz gene encoding ribonuclease Z, whose product MELQFLGTGAGQPSKKRNVSSIALKMLDEINEVWLFDVGEATQHQILRTNIRLRKVSKIFISHNHGDHIFGLPGLLATRSFQGDVGPLTIYGPAGLEQFVRTALKVSRTKISYPIKFVNLEEGGLIFQGQGFKVWTEKLAHRVPSFGYRVVEEARPGELLMDQLAQYNVPNGPLLGKLKNGEQVTLGDGTVLDGKDFLGPSKAGRIVTIIYDTRSTPAIAELARDADVLVHESTFAGDEADLARSYYHSTAVQAAKVARDNGVKRLYLDHISARYLGVKARKLESQAEKVFPNTKLANDFDRVVIPMKGEQNE is encoded by the coding sequence ATGGAGTTACAATTTTTAGGTACAGGAGCAGGCCAACCATCAAAAAAGCGAAATGTCTCGAGCATTGCTTTAAAAATGCTGGATGAAATTAATGAAGTCTGGCTCTTTGATGTGGGTGAGGCAACGCAGCACCAGATTCTGCGGACCAACATTAGATTGCGTAAAGTAAGTAAAATTTTTATTTCACATAATCATGGCGACCATATTTTTGGGTTGCCAGGCTTGTTGGCAACCCGGTCATTTCAAGGTGATGTGGGACCTCTGACGATTTATGGTCCGGCGGGGTTAGAACAATTTGTTAGAACTGCTTTAAAGGTTTCGCGGACTAAGATTTCTTATCCCATCAAGTTCGTGAATCTGGAAGAGGGAGGTCTTATCTTCCAGGGCCAAGGCTTTAAGGTTTGGACGGAAAAACTCGCCCACCGCGTTCCTAGCTTCGGCTACCGGGTAGTTGAGGAAGCTCGTCCAGGTGAGCTTTTAATGGACCAGTTGGCGCAGTATAATGTACCTAACGGGCCATTACTAGGTAAACTGAAGAATGGCGAGCAGGTCACACTAGGCGACGGCACAGTATTGGATGGTAAGGACTTTTTAGGACCCAGCAAGGCGGGACGGATTGTCACAATTATCTACGATACTAGGTCGACGCCGGCAATTGCCGAGTTGGCCCGTGATGCGGATGTGTTGGTTCATGAATCGACCTTTGCCGGTGATGAGGCTGATCTAGCTCGTTCGTACTATCATTCGACTGCCGTCCAAGCAGCTAAGGTGGCACGTGATAATGGGGTTAAGCGTTTGTATTTGGACCATATTTCGGCTAGATACTTGGGCGTTAAGGCCAGAAAGTTAGAAAGCCAAGCAGAGAAAGTTTTTCCCAATACGAAATTAGCCAATGATTTTGATCGGGTTGTGATTCCAATGAAAGGTGAACAAAATGAGTGA
- a CDS encoding acyltransferase family protein, translating into MKKNRFITGYSGLRALAVVGVILYHLEPDTFVGGYLGVPIFFVLSGYLVTCQMLKAFDKTDFFDYQKFYWARLKKLYPAMISVLWLSAAYILLFQRNLLAKLGQIVGANLLNVYNFWQILNGQSYFARFAYNESPFTHLWTMSINGQFYLLWPLVIFLLFKYGQKKRNIFGALLILSLASALEMAVLYRSGTDINRIYYGTDTRFFALGLGASMAAVWPLDKLKTKIQPRDVYLLDIVGLIALSGMIILFFSPSMNAETAFPYTGGMLLFTVLTTCLVGITAHPGSHWNKWLTNPVFTWLGSRSYEIYLYQFPVMIFFENKVTDMADHVFLYHLIEIVIILILSELAYRYIERPLGKVTWPKTKQYFARVVNYRSKNYLLKLQTLLAVVVLLVGSVAIVVSPTVKAEDYEKTPLAQRIRVNRRQQAKTNRALILKLKKAKKKAQKKHKLVNEAQRAAKKHPVNKQFVKYGIAQVDLQLSQRISLTAVGDSVMAGSSNDLSMMMPKAVIDAAVSRQLNMASQLFSSYQAQHILADNILIGLGTNGSFSMADIDHLMKLLGSQRQVFWVNLHVPNRPWQNQVNNLLERAARRYQNLTIIDWHQYSAQHPQWFYEDNTHPTPTGSKYYSALIVKTIVEHAKF; encoded by the coding sequence ATGAAAAAAAATCGGTTTATTACGGGATATTCTGGACTTAGAGCATTGGCAGTTGTTGGGGTGATTTTGTATCATCTTGAGCCCGATACTTTTGTTGGTGGGTATCTTGGTGTACCGATTTTTTTCGTTTTGTCGGGTTATTTGGTTACGTGTCAGATGTTAAAGGCCTTTGACAAAACTGATTTTTTTGATTATCAAAAATTTTATTGGGCTAGACTAAAAAAGCTCTATCCGGCAATGATTTCGGTCTTATGGTTGTCTGCGGCATATATTTTGCTGTTTCAGCGTAATCTGCTGGCAAAATTAGGTCAAATTGTCGGGGCCAATCTGCTCAATGTATATAACTTTTGGCAAATTCTAAATGGGCAGAGTTACTTTGCCCGGTTTGCCTATAACGAGTCCCCGTTCACGCATTTGTGGACAATGTCAATTAACGGACAATTTTATCTTCTATGGCCGCTGGTTATCTTTCTCTTGTTCAAGTATGGTCAAAAGAAAAGAAATATTTTTGGGGCCCTGCTAATTTTGTCGCTGGCTTCTGCGCTTGAAATGGCCGTTTTGTATCGGAGCGGAACAGACATTAACCGGATATATTACGGCACGGATACCCGCTTTTTTGCTCTAGGTTTAGGTGCTAGTATGGCTGCGGTTTGGCCTCTAGATAAACTGAAAACTAAAATACAACCAAGAGATGTCTATCTCTTGGATATTGTGGGTCTGATTGCCTTAAGCGGAATGATTATTTTATTCTTTAGTCCAAGCATGAATGCCGAAACAGCTTTTCCATACACTGGTGGGATGTTGCTGTTTACGGTTTTGACTACGTGTTTGGTAGGAATTACTGCGCACCCTGGTAGCCACTGGAACAAGTGGTTGACCAATCCGGTTTTTACTTGGTTGGGTTCGAGAAGCTATGAAATTTACCTCTATCAGTTTCCGGTGATGATCTTTTTTGAAAACAAGGTAACTGATATGGCGGATCATGTGTTCTTATATCATCTTATTGAAATTGTCATCATTCTAATTCTAAGTGAACTAGCTTATCGCTACATTGAGCGGCCACTTGGTAAAGTAACGTGGCCAAAAACCAAGCAGTACTTTGCTAGGGTGGTCAACTACCGGAGTAAAAACTACTTGCTTAAGCTCCAGACTTTGCTGGCCGTAGTTGTTTTGCTAGTGGGTAGTGTTGCAATTGTAGTTTCACCAACGGTCAAGGCCGAAGATTACGAAAAGACGCCACTGGCGCAACGAATTCGGGTCAACCGGCGTCAACAGGCCAAGACCAACCGGGCATTGATTTTAAAGTTGAAAAAAGCCAAGAAAAAAGCCCAAAAAAAGCATAAACTAGTTAATGAGGCACAACGAGCCGCCAAAAAACATCCGGTAAACAAACAGTTTGTGAAATATGGCATCGCGCAAGTCGATCTGCAATTAAGTCAGAGAATTTCTTTGACCGCGGTAGGGGATTCGGTTATGGCCGGATCAAGCAACGATTTATCAATGATGATGCCTAAAGCAGTAATCGATGCGGCTGTCTCACGGCAGCTAAATATGGCCTCTCAATTGTTCAGCAGTTACCAGGCACAGCATATCCTAGCTGATAATATCCTCATTGGACTCGGTACCAACGGTAGCTTTTCCATGGCGGATATTGATCATTTAATGAAGTTGTTGGGCTCCCAGCGGCAGGTTTTTTGGGTCAATCTGCATGTGCCCAATCGGCCGTGGCAAAATCAAGTTAACAACCTGTTAGAGCGAGCAGCCCGGCGGTATCAAAACTTGACGATCATTGACTGGCACCAATACTCAGCCCAACATCCGCAGTGGTTCTATGAGGACAATACTCATCCCACGCCGACTGGATCAAAGTATTACAGCGCCTTGATCGTGAAAACGATTGTTGAACACGCAAAATTTTAG
- a CDS encoding bifunctional metallophosphatase/5'-nucleotidase, whose protein sequence is MTKIVFLSSSDIHGYIMPTDYQKKAEYHAALGLSRVSSAIKAERAKFGAENVVVTDAGDCLQGSPLASYVYSTEDLEVLDQYTDLYNLVGYDARCLGNHDFDYGLNFLKHYLNRNQAPFLNDNILDAQSKLPALGQSYQILVKNGIRIGLLGVTTEKVPDWEPAANVAGLKFTSAYAQVKHYAKILRKQVDVLAVIYHGGFEADPLSGTKTEPANGENEGYRILTELPEVDVLLTGHQHRKLALVTKNTAIVQPGYRGEAVGEVILEIDDKSKEIRSKTARLLDVHAYLPDQALLDHCSELEQATQSWLDQPLAHLPEPAPLGDANHARLVGAPFINLLQEMQLFFTQADVSATAVMSDTAPGFDREVTMRDILLNYPYANQLCLVRLTGRQLREIIEYSLAFLEKNDQGEVTFAPQWRNLLFNFDVFYPVNYQADISRPPGHRLTQLDLEGKPLADEKNYHLAVNSYRAHGGGFYPGYSADKIEKTVDKDYVQMFQEFLTQTKVEVDRRQNYRFN, encoded by the coding sequence ATGACAAAAATAGTATTTTTAAGTAGCAGTGATATTCATGGCTATATTATGCCAACGGATTATCAAAAAAAGGCTGAGTATCATGCAGCCTTGGGCTTAAGTAGGGTTAGCAGCGCGATTAAGGCCGAACGGGCTAAATTTGGCGCTGAGAATGTTGTAGTAACTGATGCTGGGGATTGTTTGCAGGGATCACCGCTGGCTTCCTACGTCTATTCAACTGAAGATTTGGAGGTTTTAGACCAGTATACCGATCTTTATAATCTGGTTGGCTATGATGCACGCTGCCTTGGTAACCATGATTTTGATTATGGTCTCAATTTTTTAAAGCATTACCTTAACCGCAACCAAGCTCCTTTTTTAAATGATAATATCTTAGATGCCCAATCCAAGCTCCCGGCCCTGGGGCAGAGTTATCAGATACTGGTCAAAAACGGTATTCGGATTGGCTTGCTGGGGGTAACCACTGAGAAAGTCCCTGATTGGGAACCAGCGGCCAATGTTGCGGGGCTAAAATTCACCAGCGCTTATGCACAAGTGAAGCACTATGCGAAAATTTTGCGCAAGCAAGTGGATGTCTTGGCGGTTATTTACCATGGCGGCTTTGAGGCAGATCCGTTAAGCGGAACTAAAACTGAGCCGGCTAACGGTGAGAATGAGGGTTACCGGATTTTGACCGAGTTGCCTGAGGTTGATGTGCTTTTGACCGGTCACCAGCACCGCAAGCTGGCCTTAGTGACAAAGAACACAGCAATTGTCCAGCCGGGGTACCGCGGTGAAGCAGTTGGTGAAGTGATTTTGGAAATTGATGATAAGAGTAAAGAAATCCGCTCAAAGACAGCTCGTCTGCTTGATGTGCACGCTTATCTACCAGACCAAGCCTTGCTTGACCATTGTTCTGAACTTGAGCAAGCTACCCAGTCCTGGCTTGATCAGCCCTTGGCCCACTTACCTGAGCCGGCTCCCTTGGGGGATGCCAATCATGCTCGACTGGTAGGAGCCCCATTTATCAACCTCTTACAAGAAATGCAGCTATTTTTTACCCAAGCAGATGTCTCAGCAACTGCGGTCATGAGCGATACTGCTCCGGGTTTTGATCGGGAAGTGACGATGCGGGACATCTTACTTAATTACCCTTATGCTAACCAACTCTGTCTAGTCCGGCTGACTGGTCGTCAACTGCGGGAAATCATTGAATATAGCCTGGCTTTTTTAGAAAAAAATGACCAGGGCGAAGTCACTTTTGCCCCTCAGTGGCGCAACTTGCTTTTTAACTTCGATGTGTTTTATCCGGTGAACTACCAGGCTGATATTAGTCGACCACCTGGTCACCGCCTTACTCAGTTAGACTTAGAGGGGAAGCCGCTCGCAGATGAAAAAAACTATCATTTGGCGGTTAATAGCTACCGTGCCCATGGCGGTGGCTTTTATCCTGGATATAGTGCGGACAAGATTGAAAAAACGGTGGACAAGGATTATGTTCAGATGTTTCAGGAGTTTTTGACGCAGACCAAGGTGGAGGTTGATAGACGTCAGAATTATCGGTTTAACTAA
- a CDS encoding lipopolysaccharide assembly protein LapA domain-containing protein, whose translation MKKETQQIKLVLALVLSLLAVIFVVLNTDTVAINFGLFKFKLPLIIILVLMVIIGVLIGWFWGSNGHNQDKNN comes from the coding sequence ATGAAGAAAGAAACGCAACAAATAAAATTAGTGTTGGCCTTAGTCCTCAGTTTATTGGCAGTTATCTTTGTTGTTCTTAATACGGATACTGTTGCCATCAACTTTGGTCTCTTCAAGTTTAAGTTACCCTTGATTATTATTCTCGTGCTGATGGTAATTATTGGTGTTTTGATTGGTTGGTTTTGGGGGTCAAATGGACACAATCAGGACAAGAATAACTAA